A window from Hydrogenobacter hydrogenophilus encodes these proteins:
- a CDS encoding NADH-quinone oxidoreductase subunit A — MEYLGILIFFLIALAVGFAFAFLNDLLGPKKKESMEDYPYECGVPLYDPEARGTFKQGYYLLGLLLILFDIEAAFLFPWAVVFKEIGFYGLVEALMFIFILALGFVYAWRKGALKWQM; from the coding sequence ATGGAGTATTTGGGTATTTTAATCTTTTTCCTAATAGCTTTAGCGGTGGGTTTTGCCTTTGCCTTCCTTAACGACCTTTTGGGTCCTAAGAAAAAAGAAAGTATGGAAGACTACCCTTATGAGTGTGGTGTTCCCCTCTACGATCCAGAGGCTCGTGGTACTTTCAAACAAGGCTATTACCTCTTGGGACTTCTTCTTATACTCTTTGATATAGAAGCGGCCTTTCTCTTTCCCTGGGCTGTAGTGTTTAAAGAGATAGGGTTTTACGGACTTGTAGAAGCTCTTATGTTTATCTTCATACTTGCCTTAGGCTTTGTGTACGCGTGGAGGAAAGGTGCACTAAAGTGGCAGATGTGA